The Mycobacterium seoulense genome has a window encoding:
- a CDS encoding aromatic ring-hydroxylating oxygenase subunit alpha — protein MTDLAKGVNTAAAEELSKPMTIGVEAYISEDYARAERDKLWRRVWQQVGRVEELPDVGSYLTYDILDDSIIVVRTGDHEFHAHHNVCMHRGRRLIDTPEGAKNACGRTRKSFVCGFHGWTYGLDGACTHIREQQDWQEALTPDNTHLRPVRVDTWGGWLWINMDPDCEPLADYLFPAAKILDPFGLENMRYKWRKWLSFDCNWKVALEAFNETYHVYTTHPEFNKFGEFKGWAKVQGRHSNIGYDAPDDLAATKSKIRLGTGADPRVSTAQMQIYTMEETNTSTTETLVNAAKRLVDELPEGTPADKVLEHWLASARRDDEARGVIWPTIPSDILGQAGTAWQIFPNFQIGQGLTVALCYSARPDPGYNPDKCIFEVSVFELYPKGEEPQTEWEYTPVGDPRWRSVLPQDFSNMAAVQQGMKSLGFPGTKPNPYRERSTVNLHHQLSKYMGVGEPRELCGEEPPLA, from the coding sequence ATGACCGATCTGGCCAAGGGCGTGAATACCGCAGCGGCCGAGGAACTGTCGAAACCGATGACGATCGGCGTCGAGGCCTACATCTCCGAGGACTACGCCCGCGCCGAGCGGGACAAGCTGTGGCGCAGGGTCTGGCAGCAGGTCGGCCGCGTCGAGGAGTTGCCCGACGTCGGCAGTTACCTGACTTACGACATTCTCGACGACTCGATCATCGTGGTGCGCACCGGCGATCACGAGTTTCACGCGCACCACAACGTGTGCATGCACCGCGGCCGCCGGCTGATCGACACACCCGAGGGCGCCAAGAATGCCTGCGGGCGCACCCGAAAGTCGTTCGTCTGCGGATTCCACGGCTGGACTTACGGTTTGGACGGCGCATGCACTCACATCCGCGAACAACAGGACTGGCAGGAGGCGCTCACACCGGACAACACCCACCTCCGACCGGTCAGGGTCGACACCTGGGGCGGCTGGTTGTGGATCAACATGGACCCCGACTGCGAACCGCTGGCCGATTACCTGTTCCCCGCCGCGAAGATCCTCGACCCGTTCGGCCTGGAGAACATGCGCTACAAATGGCGCAAGTGGCTGTCCTTCGACTGCAACTGGAAGGTCGCCCTGGAGGCCTTCAACGAGACCTACCACGTCTACACCACGCACCCCGAGTTCAATAAGTTCGGCGAATTCAAGGGCTGGGCCAAGGTGCAGGGCAGGCACAGCAACATCGGTTATGACGCCCCGGACGATCTCGCGGCGACCAAGTCCAAGATCCGTCTCGGAACCGGCGCCGATCCCCGCGTGTCAACCGCGCAGATGCAGATCTACACGATGGAGGAAACCAACACCTCCACCACAGAGACACTGGTGAACGCCGCCAAGCGGTTGGTCGACGAACTGCCCGAGGGCACACCGGCCGACAAGGTCCTCGAGCACTGGCTGGCATCCGCGCGCCGCGACGACGAAGCCCGCGGCGTGATCTGGCCGACGATTCCGTCCGACATCCTCGGCCAGGCGGGCACCGCGTGGCAGATCTTCCCGAACTTCCAGATCGGTCAAGGTTTGACGGTGGCGCTGTGCTACAGCGCACGTCCGGACCCTGGCTACAACCCGGACAAGTGCATCTTCGAGGTTTCGGTCTTCGAGCTCTACCCGAAAGGTGAAGAACCACAGACAGAGTGGGAGTACACGCCGGTAGGTGACCCCAGGTGGCGGTCGGTACTACCGCAGGACTTTTCCAACATGGCCGCCGTGCAGCAGGGCATGAAGTCCCTCGGCTTCCCGGGAACCAAGCCCAATCCGTACCGCGAGCGCAGCACCGTCAATCTGCACCATCAACTGTCGAAATACATGGGTGTCGGTGAGCCCCGAGAACTTTGTGGTGAGGAGCCCCCGCTGGCATGA
- a CDS encoding flavin-containing monooxygenase, with protein sequence MTGYPDECGPTQTPDDIDIEALREKYRQEREKRLRKEGSKQYIELEDDFAGYYEVDPYTPVIPREPINEDIDVAVLGGGFGGLLSAAHLKKAGVDDVRIIELGGDFGGVWYWNRYPGIQCDNESYCYIPLLEELDFMPSKKFADGAEIYQHCRNIGKHFGLYDSAIFSTQVRELRWDQEIKRWRISTNRDDDIRARFVVLASGPFHRPKLPGIPDIKVYGGHSFHSSRWDYDYTGGDATGGLHKLADKRVAVVGTGATGIQIVPFLARDARHLYVFQRTPSTVDARNNKPTDPEWVKTLRPGWQRERQRNFHSWTFEGMALGQPDLVCDFWTELGRNTAARVLALDDPASLTPEQFMAIREEEDYKIMERLRRRIDSLINDEATAEALKPYYRFLCKRPCSNDDYLASFNRPNVTLVDVSSSKGVERATEKGLVANGVEYEVDCIIYASGFEITTEISRRYSIETIEGRDGLSLFDYWHDGYQTLHGMTSRGFPNQFYTGFTQVGISANIAANYELQGEHIAYIIAEALRRGATTVEPSEAAQRQWCSTIRETAVDNSAFDAQCTPGYYNNEGGGGGEGIRSHLGEPYGPGFYAFEELLQVWRDRGELEGLVLGT encoded by the coding sequence ATGACCGGGTACCCAGACGAGTGCGGACCGACGCAGACGCCCGATGACATCGACATCGAGGCGCTGCGTGAGAAGTACCGGCAGGAACGCGAGAAGCGCCTGCGCAAAGAGGGTTCCAAACAGTACATCGAGCTCGAGGACGATTTCGCCGGCTACTACGAGGTCGACCCGTATACGCCGGTGATACCTCGAGAACCGATCAACGAGGACATCGACGTCGCGGTACTCGGCGGCGGCTTCGGCGGCCTGCTGTCGGCGGCCCACCTGAAGAAGGCGGGCGTCGATGATGTGCGGATCATCGAGCTCGGCGGCGACTTCGGCGGCGTCTGGTATTGGAACCGGTATCCCGGCATCCAATGCGACAACGAATCCTACTGCTATATACCGCTTCTCGAAGAGCTCGATTTCATGCCGTCGAAGAAGTTCGCCGACGGTGCGGAGATCTACCAGCACTGCCGCAACATCGGCAAGCATTTCGGCCTCTACGACTCTGCGATCTTCTCCACTCAGGTGCGCGAGCTGCGCTGGGACCAGGAGATCAAGCGCTGGCGGATCAGCACCAACCGCGACGACGACATCCGCGCCCGGTTCGTGGTGCTGGCGTCGGGGCCCTTCCACCGGCCGAAATTGCCCGGCATCCCGGACATCAAAGTGTATGGCGGACACAGCTTTCATTCGTCGCGGTGGGATTATGACTACACCGGAGGCGACGCCACCGGGGGGTTGCACAAGCTGGCGGACAAGCGCGTCGCGGTGGTCGGCACGGGTGCCACGGGTATCCAGATCGTGCCCTTCCTCGCGCGCGACGCCCGACATCTCTACGTGTTCCAGCGCACCCCTTCGACCGTCGACGCGCGCAACAACAAACCGACCGATCCGGAATGGGTCAAGACGCTGCGGCCGGGCTGGCAGCGGGAGCGCCAGCGCAACTTCCACTCGTGGACGTTCGAGGGCATGGCACTGGGCCAGCCGGATCTGGTGTGCGACTTCTGGACCGAGCTCGGGCGCAACACCGCGGCACGGGTACTCGCCCTGGACGACCCCGCGTCGCTGACCCCCGAGCAGTTCATGGCGATCCGGGAGGAAGAGGACTACAAGATCATGGAGCGGCTCCGGCGCCGCATCGACAGCCTGATCAACGATGAGGCGACCGCCGAAGCGCTCAAGCCTTATTACCGCTTCCTGTGTAAGCGCCCCTGCTCCAACGACGATTATCTGGCGAGTTTCAACCGTCCGAATGTGACACTGGTCGACGTGTCCTCGAGCAAGGGCGTCGAGCGGGCCACCGAAAAGGGTTTGGTCGCAAACGGTGTCGAGTACGAGGTCGACTGCATCATCTACGCCAGTGGCTTCGAGATCACCACCGAGATCAGCCGCCGCTACTCGATAGAGACGATCGAAGGCCGCGACGGACTGTCCCTGTTCGACTACTGGCACGACGGATACCAGACGCTGCACGGGATGACCAGCCGTGGCTTCCCGAACCAGTTCTATACCGGTTTCACCCAGGTCGGCATTTCTGCGAACATCGCCGCCAACTATGAGCTGCAAGGCGAGCACATCGCCTACATCATCGCCGAAGCGTTGAGACGGGGCGCGACCACGGTGGAGCCGAGCGAGGCGGCGCAGCGACAGTGGTGCTCGACGATCCGGGAAACCGCGGTCGACAATTCGGCGTTCGACGCCCAGTGCACGCCGGGCTATTACAACAACGAAGGCGGCGGCGGGGGAGAAGGAATCCGGTCGCACCTGGGCGAGCCCTACGGTCCCGGCTTCTACGCCTTCGAAGAGTTGTTGCAGGTGTGGCGCGACAGGGGCGAGCTGGAAGGGTTGGTGCTCGGCACTTGA
- a CDS encoding SDR family NAD(P)-dependent oxidoreductase — MSEAHSALLRFDDRVAVVTGAGRGLGRAYARLLASRGAKVVVNDAGGGIDGEGADAGPAEEVVGEITAAGGQAVACGASVATREGGEAIIRTALEHYGGIDILIHNAGNVRRGSLKEMSYEDFDAVLGVHLRGAFHVLRPAFPLMCEAGYGRIVLTSSIGGLYGNQGVANYAAAKAGVIGLSNVAALEGAADGVRCNVIVPAAVTRMAAGIDTSAYPPMGPELVAPVVGWLAHESCSVTGELFIALAGRVARAVIAESPGVCRSSWTVEDVGSHLDAIRYLEAPLIFPVVPDGHDQHIRYSFELAQRSNELHGSNDQGALHG; from the coding sequence TTGAGCGAAGCCCACTCAGCGCTACTGCGATTCGACGACCGCGTTGCCGTGGTGACGGGAGCCGGCCGCGGATTGGGCCGTGCGTACGCGCGACTGCTGGCCTCGCGCGGGGCGAAGGTGGTCGTCAACGACGCCGGCGGCGGGATCGACGGCGAAGGGGCCGATGCCGGTCCGGCCGAGGAGGTGGTCGGCGAGATCACGGCGGCCGGGGGCCAGGCTGTCGCGTGTGGCGCGTCGGTGGCGACCCGCGAAGGCGGCGAGGCGATCATCCGGACCGCGCTCGAGCACTACGGCGGCATCGACATCTTGATTCACAACGCCGGAAACGTCCGCCGTGGCTCGCTGAAGGAGATGAGCTACGAGGACTTCGACGCCGTGCTCGGCGTGCATTTGCGTGGCGCGTTCCACGTGCTGCGGCCGGCGTTTCCGCTGATGTGCGAGGCGGGATACGGGCGCATCGTGCTGACGTCGTCGATCGGCGGCCTGTACGGAAACCAGGGCGTGGCCAACTACGCGGCCGCCAAGGCGGGCGTGATCGGGTTGTCCAATGTCGCGGCGCTCGAAGGCGCCGCAGACGGTGTGCGGTGCAATGTGATCGTGCCCGCCGCGGTGACGCGGATGGCCGCCGGCATCGATACTTCGGCGTACCCGCCGATGGGTCCGGAACTCGTCGCACCCGTCGTGGGCTGGCTTGCGCACGAATCCTGTTCGGTGACCGGTGAATTGTTCATCGCGCTGGCGGGTCGCGTCGCGCGGGCAGTCATCGCGGAGAGTCCCGGCGTCTGCCGGTCGTCGTGGACGGTCGAGGACGTCGGCAGCCATTTGGATGCGATCCGATACCTCGAGGCGCCACTGATTTTTCCGGTCGTCCCGGACGGACATGACCAGCACATCCGCTACAGCTTCGAGCTGGCTCAGAGGTCTAACGAACTACATGGCTCGAACGATCAGGGAGCGCTCCATGGCTAG
- a CDS encoding CaiB/BaiF CoA transferase family protein, whose amino-acid sequence MAGVRVIDLTAMVMGPYCTQIMADMGADVIKVEPPQGDNTRYISVGPAPGMSGVFVNVNRGKRSIVLDLRTDAGTRALHALVETADVFIHSMRAKAIAKLGFGYDDVAARNPAIIYTNCYGYGRRGPDRDRPAYDDTIQAECGLPAVQQQLTGEADYVGTIMADKIAGLTALYATTMALFHRERTGQGQEVEVAMFETMASFMLVEHANGALFDPPLGPAVYPRTVAPNRRPYRTSDGYISALIYNDKHWHAFMTAVQPPWASDLYSTLEQRASEIDTVYGLVAETMKERTTAEWLALLRELEIPAAPLNTPGELFDDPHLNAVGMFETVDTPHGPVRFPGVPTWFSRTPGRVAGPAPELGAHTREILDELGLTVDMGPVSGSG is encoded by the coding sequence ATGGCCGGTGTGCGCGTGATTGATCTCACCGCGATGGTGATGGGACCGTACTGCACGCAGATCATGGCCGACATGGGCGCCGACGTGATCAAAGTCGAGCCCCCGCAAGGGGATAACACCCGCTACATCTCGGTTGGCCCGGCGCCCGGCATGAGCGGGGTATTCGTCAATGTCAACCGCGGCAAGCGCAGCATCGTGCTGGACCTGCGGACCGACGCCGGAACGCGTGCGTTGCACGCCCTCGTTGAGACCGCCGACGTGTTCATCCACTCGATGCGCGCCAAGGCGATCGCCAAGCTCGGCTTCGGCTACGACGACGTCGCCGCACGGAATCCCGCGATCATCTACACCAATTGCTACGGGTACGGGCGACGCGGGCCCGATCGCGACCGCCCCGCCTACGACGACACGATTCAAGCCGAGTGCGGGTTGCCGGCAGTGCAGCAGCAGTTGACCGGCGAGGCCGATTACGTCGGCACCATCATGGCCGACAAGATCGCCGGGCTGACGGCGCTGTACGCGACGACGATGGCGTTGTTTCACCGCGAGCGCACGGGCCAGGGACAAGAGGTCGAGGTCGCCATGTTCGAAACCATGGCCTCGTTCATGCTCGTCGAACACGCCAACGGCGCCCTGTTCGACCCGCCGCTGGGGCCCGCGGTGTACCCGCGCACCGTGGCGCCCAACCGGCGCCCGTACCGCACCAGCGACGGCTACATCTCCGCGTTGATCTATAACGACAAGCATTGGCACGCCTTCATGACGGCCGTGCAGCCACCGTGGGCCAGCGACCTGTACTCGACGCTGGAACAGCGCGCCAGCGAAATCGACACCGTGTACGGGCTGGTGGCCGAGACGATGAAGGAGCGGACCACCGCCGAGTGGCTGGCGCTGCTGCGGGAACTGGAGATACCGGCCGCGCCACTGAACACTCCCGGGGAACTATTCGACGATCCGCATCTCAACGCCGTCGGCATGTTCGAGACGGTGGACACCCCGCACGGACCGGTGCGCTTCCCGGGCGTACCCACGTGGTTCTCGCGGACGCCGGGTCGCGTCGCGGGGCCGGCGCCAGAGCTCGGCGCCCACACCCGCGAAATCCTCGACGAGCTGGGCTTGACCGTCGACATGGGTCCGGTGTCCGGTTCGGGCTAG
- a CDS encoding thiamine pyrophosphate-binding protein — protein sequence MPVPVYKRILDLFEAEGVNTLFGIPDPNFVHMFAEADARGWSVVAPHHELSAGFMAEAASRMTGKPGLCIGTLGPGMANMAGAIQCALVENSPVIFLGGQRARITERRVRRGRIQFVQQEPLVAPSVKYSASIEYADQTDEIIHEAIRRAMSGTPGPAYIEYPSHVILEELDVADPLPPNRYRLVNQTAGEREVAEAAKLIRAAESPILLVGHGVHTSRTGAAVRELADLMACPVIQTSGGTSFISGLEDRTFAYGFSPAAVEAVVKSDLCVALGTELGEPSHYGRTRHWAENDAKRKWVLVEQDPMAIGVNRPIDIPLVGDLRGVVPQLVEALRDTPRKASVDLERWIKADAAELAQLAENAPTGRTPVHPARFVVEATRAFPKDGIMVRDGGATVIFGWTYSQAKPRDVIWNQNFGHLGTGLPYAVGASVAEGGKRPVMLLTSDSAFLFHIAELETAARQKLPLVCVVGVDHQWGLEVGVYKRTFAQPSPQPGVHWSKDVRLDKVAEGFGCHGEYVEKEDEIGPAIQRAYASGKTAVVHVCIDPKANSEEMPKYDEFRTWYAEGTQ from the coding sequence ATGCCCGTCCCCGTCTACAAACGCATTCTCGACCTGTTCGAGGCCGAGGGCGTGAACACGCTGTTCGGCATCCCGGACCCGAACTTCGTGCACATGTTCGCCGAGGCCGACGCTCGCGGGTGGTCGGTGGTCGCGCCGCACCACGAACTCAGCGCGGGATTCATGGCCGAGGCGGCGTCACGGATGACGGGTAAGCCCGGCCTGTGCATCGGCACGCTCGGTCCGGGCATGGCCAACATGGCCGGTGCGATCCAGTGCGCGCTCGTGGAGAACTCGCCGGTGATCTTCCTCGGCGGCCAGCGCGCCCGCATCACCGAGCGCCGGGTCCGGCGCGGACGCATCCAGTTCGTCCAGCAGGAGCCGCTTGTCGCGCCGTCCGTCAAGTACAGCGCATCCATCGAGTACGCCGACCAGACCGACGAGATCATCCACGAGGCGATCCGCCGGGCCATGTCCGGCACCCCGGGCCCGGCCTACATCGAGTACCCGTCGCACGTCATTCTCGAGGAGCTCGACGTGGCGGACCCGCTGCCGCCCAACCGGTACCGGCTCGTCAACCAGACCGCGGGTGAGCGCGAGGTGGCCGAGGCGGCGAAGCTGATCCGGGCGGCGGAGAGCCCGATCCTGTTGGTCGGGCACGGGGTGCACACCTCGCGCACCGGTGCGGCGGTCCGGGAGCTGGCCGACCTCATGGCCTGCCCGGTGATCCAGACCTCCGGCGGCACGTCGTTCATAAGCGGTCTCGAGGACCGCACCTTCGCCTACGGATTCTCGCCGGCGGCCGTCGAGGCGGTGGTGAAGTCCGATCTGTGCGTCGCGCTCGGCACGGAGCTCGGCGAACCGAGCCACTACGGCAGGACCCGCCACTGGGCCGAGAACGACGCAAAACGGAAATGGGTTCTGGTCGAACAGGATCCGATGGCCATCGGCGTCAACCGCCCCATTGACATCCCCCTGGTCGGTGACCTTCGTGGCGTGGTGCCCCAGCTGGTGGAAGCGTTGCGGGACACCCCGCGAAAGGCATCGGTCGATCTCGAACGCTGGATCAAGGCTGACGCGGCGGAGCTGGCGCAGCTCGCCGAGAACGCGCCGACGGGCCGGACCCCGGTACATCCGGCGCGGTTCGTCGTCGAGGCCACTCGGGCTTTTCCGAAGGACGGCATCATGGTCCGTGACGGCGGCGCGACCGTCATCTTCGGTTGGACCTATTCGCAGGCCAAGCCGCGCGACGTCATTTGGAACCAGAACTTCGGCCATCTCGGCACCGGCCTGCCGTACGCGGTCGGAGCGTCGGTGGCCGAGGGCGGTAAGCGCCCGGTGATGCTGCTGACCAGCGATTCAGCGTTCCTCTTCCACATCGCCGAGTTGGAAACCGCTGCGCGGCAGAAACTTCCGCTGGTGTGCGTGGTGGGTGTCGACCACCAGTGGGGCCTCGAGGTGGGCGTCTACAAACGCACCTTCGCCCAGCCGTCGCCGCAGCCCGGCGTGCACTGGAGCAAGGACGTCCGGCTCGACAAGGTCGCCGAGGGCTTCGGCTGCCACGGCGAGTACGTCGAGAAGGAGGACGAGATCGGCCCGGCGATCCAGCGGGCCTACGCTAGCGGCAAGACCGCCGTCGTGCACGTGTGCATCGACCCGAAGGCCAACTCCGAGGAGATGCCCAAGTACGACGAATTCCGCACCTGGTACGCCGAAGGCACCCAATAA
- a CDS encoding aldehyde dehydrogenase family protein, giving the protein MRECLKFYIDGRWVDPVRPNTFDVENPATEQVSGKISLGSAADVDAAVNAARRAFAGWSQSTREQRLDLLEAILAEYGRRADDLADAVTEEMGAPPSLAAGPQVQLGLGHLVTAIDVLKNFPFSEQHGATLISKEPIGVCGLITPWNWPLNQIAVKVYPALATGCTMILKPSEVAPYSAYIFTEILDAAGVPAGVYNLVNGDGPGVGVALASHPDVDMVSFTGSTRAGVEVAKNAAPTVKRVTQELGGKSPNIVLDDAGFADSVRAGVLNMMPNSGQSCNAPSRMLVPNTRMAEAIDIARGVAEQVKVGSPGDKTALGPVASRAQFEKVQRLIQQGVDEGATVVAGGPGRPAGLNTGYYVKPTVFAHVTNDMTIAREEIFGPVLCILGYDDIDQAVQIANDTDYGLAGYVSGADLDKAREVARKIRAGWVTINHAFDMNAAFGGYKHSGNGREWSEFGFHEYLEVKSTLGYAP; this is encoded by the coding sequence ATGCGCGAATGCCTCAAGTTCTACATCGACGGGCGCTGGGTAGACCCGGTGCGGCCCAACACCTTCGACGTCGAGAACCCGGCGACCGAGCAGGTCTCGGGGAAGATCTCGCTCGGCTCGGCCGCCGACGTCGACGCGGCGGTCAACGCCGCCCGGCGAGCCTTCGCCGGTTGGTCGCAGAGCACCCGCGAACAGCGCCTGGATCTACTGGAGGCGATCCTCGCCGAATACGGCAGGCGTGCGGACGATCTCGCTGACGCGGTCACCGAGGAGATGGGCGCGCCGCCCTCGCTGGCCGCGGGCCCGCAGGTTCAACTGGGGCTCGGTCACCTGGTGACTGCGATCGACGTGCTGAAGAACTTCCCGTTCTCCGAACAGCACGGGGCGACCCTGATCTCCAAGGAGCCGATCGGCGTCTGCGGGCTGATCACGCCGTGGAACTGGCCGCTGAACCAGATCGCTGTCAAGGTATACCCCGCGCTGGCCACGGGCTGCACGATGATCCTGAAACCGTCTGAGGTCGCACCGTATTCGGCCTACATCTTCACCGAGATTCTGGACGCCGCGGGTGTGCCGGCGGGTGTCTACAACCTTGTCAACGGTGACGGGCCCGGCGTCGGCGTCGCGTTGGCGAGCCATCCCGACGTCGACATGGTCTCCTTCACCGGATCCACGCGCGCCGGGGTCGAGGTCGCCAAGAACGCCGCGCCGACGGTGAAGCGGGTGACACAGGAGCTCGGCGGCAAGAGCCCCAACATCGTGCTCGACGACGCGGGCTTTGCCGACAGCGTTCGCGCCGGCGTGCTCAACATGATGCCCAATTCCGGGCAGAGTTGTAACGCGCCGTCGCGCATGCTGGTCCCGAATACGCGGATGGCCGAGGCCATCGACATCGCGCGTGGGGTGGCCGAACAGGTCAAGGTGGGTAGCCCGGGCGACAAGACCGCGCTCGGACCGGTGGCGTCGAGAGCGCAATTCGAGAAGGTGCAGCGCCTGATCCAGCAGGGCGTCGATGAGGGCGCGACCGTCGTCGCCGGCGGCCCCGGCCGCCCGGCCGGGCTGAACACGGGGTACTACGTCAAGCCGACCGTCTTCGCCCATGTCACCAATGACATGACGATCGCGCGCGAGGAGATCTTCGGTCCGGTGCTGTGCATCCTCGGCTATGACGACATCGACCAGGCCGTGCAGATCGCCAACGACACCGATTACGGTCTGGCCGGCTATGTGTCGGGCGCCGACCTCGACAAGGCACGGGAGGTGGCCCGCAAGATCCGCGCGGGTTGGGTGACGATCAACCATGCGTTCGACATGAACGCGGCGTTCGGCGGCTACAAGCACAGTGGCAACGGCCGAGAGTGGAGCGAGTTCGGGTTCCACGAATACTTGGAGGTCAAGAGCACCCTGGGCTACGCGCCCTGA
- a CDS encoding acyltransferase family protein, translating into MRRAGRVAIWDKPERRRGIPALDGLRAIAVALVLVGHGGIPGVGGGFVGVDVFFVLSGFLITSLLLDELGRTGRIELTGFWIRRARRLLPALVLMVLTVAAARQLLPDRSLTGLRDDAIAAFVWMANWRFVAQKTDYFTQGAPPSPLQHTWSLGVEEQYYFVWPVLLITVTLLLAARARRRLTRATVGGVRFATFVIATVGVLASAAIAMVVVSDSTRDRVYFGTDTRAQALLTGAAAAALLVRDWPSLNRGWCLIRTRWARRVARVLPLAGLAGLAAATHYATGSSGEFRHGLLLGVAIASVVVVAPVALEQRGAVARVLAAPPLVWLGTISYGVYLWHWPIFLVLNGERTGWTGLPLFAARCGATVALAAASWWLIEQPIRRWRPARVPLLPLAAATVASAAAVTLLVVPVGTGPGLREVGLPPGVSAVAAVSPSPPGGGRPAPRDPHRPFTVSVFGDSIGWTWMHYLPPTPGFAFLDHTVIGCSLVRGTPYRYIGQTLEQRPECDGWPLRWSTQVAQDQPDVALLVIGRWETVDRVNEGQWTHIGDPTFDAYLGGELERALNIVSSTGVRVVVATVPYSRGGEKPDGRLYPEDQPDRVNLWNTMLRKTVSHHPNVQILDLNKKLCPDGVYTAKVDGIKVRSDGVHLTPEGVKWLTPWLEESLR; encoded by the coding sequence GTGCGCCGGGCCGGACGCGTGGCGATCTGGGATAAACCCGAACGGCGCAGGGGGATTCCGGCGCTCGACGGTTTGCGCGCGATTGCGGTCGCGCTGGTGCTGGTCGGCCACGGCGGCATCCCCGGGGTGGGTGGCGGATTCGTCGGCGTGGACGTCTTCTTTGTGTTGAGCGGATTCCTGATCACCTCGCTGCTGCTGGACGAGCTGGGACGCACCGGCCGCATCGAGCTGACCGGCTTCTGGATTCGCCGCGCGCGCCGGCTGTTGCCGGCGCTGGTTCTGATGGTGCTCACGGTGGCCGCGGCCCGCCAACTTCTTCCCGACCGGTCCCTCACCGGCCTGCGCGACGACGCGATCGCGGCGTTCGTGTGGATGGCGAACTGGCGCTTCGTCGCCCAGAAGACCGACTACTTCACGCAGGGCGCCCCACCCTCGCCGCTGCAGCACACCTGGTCACTCGGGGTGGAGGAGCAGTACTACTTCGTGTGGCCGGTGCTGCTGATCACGGTGACCCTGCTGTTGGCCGCGCGCGCAAGGCGCCGCCTCACCCGGGCCACCGTCGGCGGTGTCCGGTTCGCGACCTTCGTCATCGCCACGGTGGGGGTCCTGGCGTCGGCCGCGATCGCCATGGTGGTGGTGTCCGACAGCACGCGCGACCGCGTCTATTTCGGCACCGACACCCGCGCGCAGGCGCTGCTGACCGGCGCCGCGGCGGCCGCCCTGCTGGTTCGCGACTGGCCATCGCTGAACCGCGGCTGGTGCCTGATCCGAACCCGCTGGGCCCGGCGCGTCGCCCGCGTGCTGCCGCTCGCCGGCCTGGCGGGCCTCGCGGCGGCCACCCACTACGCCACCGGCAGCAGCGGCGAGTTCCGCCACGGTCTGCTCCTCGGGGTCGCGATCGCGTCCGTCGTCGTGGTGGCCCCGGTGGCCCTGGAGCAGCGCGGCGCGGTCGCCCGCGTGCTGGCTGCGCCACCCCTCGTGTGGCTCGGCACCATCTCCTACGGTGTCTATCTCTGGCACTGGCCGATCTTCTTGGTGCTCAACGGCGAACGCACCGGCTGGACCGGGCTGCCCCTATTCGCCGCCCGGTGCGGCGCGACGGTGGCGCTGGCCGCGGCATCCTGGTGGCTGATCGAGCAGCCGATCCGCCGTTGGCGGCCGGCGCGGGTACCGCTGCTGCCGTTGGCTGCGGCGACGGTGGCGAGTGCGGCCGCGGTGACGCTGCTGGTGGTTCCGGTGGGGACCGGGCCCGGCCTGCGTGAGGTCGGCCTGCCGCCGGGGGTTTCGGCGGTGGCCGCGGTGTCCCCGTCCCCGCCGGGCGGCGGACGGCCCGCGCCCCGGGATCCGCACCGGCCGTTCACCGTTTCGGTGTTCGGCGATTCGATCGGGTGGACCTGGATGCACTACCTGCCGCCGACGCCGGGGTTCGCCTTCCTCGACCACACCGTCATCGGCTGCAGCCTGGTGCGCGGCACGCCGTACCGCTACATCGGCCAAACCCTCGAGCAGCGGCCGGAGTGCGACGGCTGGCCGCTCAGATGGTCCACGCAGGTCGCCCAGGACCAACCAGACGTCGCGCTGTTGGTCATCGGCCGCTGGGAAACCGTCGACCGCGTCAACGAGGGTCAATGGACCCACATCGGTGACCCCACGTTCGACGCGTACCTGGGCGGCGAGCTGGAGCGGGCGCTGAACATCGTGAGCTCCACCGGCGTTCGAGTGGTGGTCGCCACCGTGCCGTACAGCCGCGGCGGCGAAAAACCGGACGGCCGGCTCTATCCGGAGGACCAGCCCGACCGGGTCAACCTGTGGAACACCATGCTGCGCAAGACCGTCAGCCATCATCCGAACGTGCAAATCCTGGACCTGAACAAGAAGCTCTGTCCGGACGGCGTTTACACCGCCAAGGTGGACGGCATCAAGGTGCGCAGCGACGGCGTTCACCTGACCCCCGAAGGGGTGAAGTGGTTGACACCGTGGCTCGAAGAATCCCTGCGCTGA